In Calliopsis andreniformis isolate RMS-2024a chromosome 9, iyCalAndr_principal, whole genome shotgun sequence, the genomic window ttataagtAATAAactgtattattattaggcgcgTTTGATTTACTCTTGACTATAATAATCCTTCGATACTTTTCACGTATATTTACAGTCTTCACTGTCCCCTATCCTCGTATTTTGATACAGATTATTATCTCTGCTATGGATTGCCTAACCATAggtgtatatttttattaataacaataagtaGTTGGTTCTGGATGTAGTACAAAGTAGGATACTCCAACgtgtataaaatgcaatcaggCATGTGCGCGATATGTGACAAAAACTTTATCGTTTTGCAAAGTttacataataaaaatgcaGAATGGATGAAAGTAGTAAAAATTATTCTAGATATTTGTCTCTTTAATATATAACGCTTGGAATCAACACTTGCTGAGAGTATTGGGCAGGTGATTTTTTTTACTACTAATAACgtattatcattattttcttCTGTTTAATGAAAAAACAAAAGCTAACTGTTTCTGGAGATGTGGTGCGAAACCAATATTACATCTAGATAGGAATGACATTAAAAATTTATGACACATATTTATAAAGTCATAAAATGACCGAGATGAGTGAAAAAGTGAATAAACAGACATGCTACAGTATCCTCcgatttataatttaataattatctAATAGATATCGCACTTGATAATAATAACATTTGAAATTCATTGATAATAAATATGGCCTCCGAGCCGCGTTTTGGCCAAAAGATTAAGTTACTTGTACCTTTAGCTTTTAAAGCTGTAATATATGACAATGAACGCAACAATTATAAGTGTTAATGCTACCCCTGCTAAAATAATTCTCTGTTGAAGGCTTCTGAGAATCATTACTGATAGTAATCTAGAACCTCTGCCCAGCTCTGCATCTGTTTCTCGTAACTAAAACAGAAAAGGCaattatgaataataaataattactaaTAAAAATAACATTCTTTTTCCAGAAATCATATTTGATTTCTTAAAATGAGGTAAATCGTAAAGTTAAGATCGATATCTTACTCTTCCTCGTCCCCTTTGAATTGTCTCCCTTTGGTCATGCAATTCTTTCAACACCTGAGAACCAATTTCTTCTGTTTCCAACACCATTCGATAACCATTCTGCAAAGTTCTTCCAGTACGATCTATTCTGTCCGAAGTGTCTAATAATCTCTTCTTCTGGTCCTCTGTGATACTACTATTTTCCCACGAATCTTCCCTACTTATTTCAATGCTCTCATCTTTCGGTCTCCTAGCTGACTGAAATTCTTGTGTCAATCGTTTCAGTTCAGCTCTATGACTTTCTACACGACCACGTAATCGGTCGCGAGCTGTACCGCTCACCCCACGAACCTCCAGTTCCATTTGCTCGAGCTAAAAAGCAAAGATATACAAttagatattttttaattttctgaaGCTTCAGTCATTCTTTATTGAATTCTCTTATTTCCTTTAGTATTCATGACGAAGCAGAAATGAATGAAGAATCGATTCTAACCCCAAAGTATAATGTACAGACTCCCCGTGTTTGATCAACAAATAGGAATTTATATATGTTACGTTAAAGAAAAAAAGAGATTAGTGTATATTATTACCAGCTCGTGTGCCTCCTCAATGTGTCTGTCCACATCTTGAATGAATGCTCTTTTCTCATCTGTAAATTACGTCACCTGTATCGATTATTGTCGTTTAATAATGCCAAAGGATAAAGAATGcccacttaaaatacaataatcagTGCCTTACGATAAACACatttctatgattataatattctcaTACTTACTGCCACTTTGTGTTCTTATTCTACCGATTTTTGCAGTAATGTCAGCTGTCAAAACGGCATATTGTTGTTCATAGTTGTCAATGAGCGACGCCATCTTGAACGTATTTCCATTGAAGACGAATTAATGGGAGAGTAAACTAAACGCGTACGCGACGCATACGCCACTGGCTTGAAACAGCTGTGTTCAGAAATCAGCTGGGACCAATGGCGCTCATCATTTTTTATTCTTTGGTAGGAGAGAAgaataaaaattgaggatttctaATAAACTGAATACATTAAATTCGCGCATTTTGATGGTCTGAGAAAATAAGAATTATAAAATTGAATCCTAGTCGAATGTGTATAGATTCGAAATTTTCGTGAGTATTTTATGGACTCATAAAAGTGTGATAAGAACATTTTATCGACATATGTTAGAACACAGACGCCATTTATCATCATTAAAGTCACTCAGTATGACatacaaataataaaaaatgcaaAACTGAAATAACATACATTTTACTCAGTTTTTAAAATGTGTTAAAATAGAATTGCAAAGTATTTGAGCAACATTATTCTAAAATACTGCAATAAAGTGAAAATTAActgtgtatgtatatgtatttttTAACAGTTCTCTGATCCAGTTAATACTCTATCCGTGACAGCATGGTGTTTATACAAGGTGTTCAAATCCTACGATCCTGTCTAAAATACAGGTCCAACAGATAGTTCTAGTAGAAAGTTATAGGCCACCCTATACATGACACGTCTGCAAAAGTGACCCATGCATTCAGGATATGAATACATGTATTCATTTCGCAATAAAAATCAGCGAAATGTCCTTATGGCGAATCGGCTGCAGAATCAAATACTGTATGATAAAAGAAATTTGAGCGGCAGAAAGGATAGAAAATTCGCTGTGGAAAGCGGAATGTTTGAAATATGGCCACGAAATCGACACGTCATTGATACTGGTCCAATCGAGAAAAGATCCGAAAGAGTTCCACCAATCATTCCAGCTGACTACGAAGTCGACACCGTGCTCAATCTACTTTCGACTCGACCTCGACAGTCGAAATGAAGATGGCCGCCGAGGCAGGGTGGCTTTTAATTTTTCATGTATTTTTTG contains:
- the Vti1a gene encoding vesicle transport through interaction with t-SNAREs 1a, with the protein product MASLIDNYEQQYAVLTADITAKIGRIRTQSGNEKRAFIQDVDRHIEEAHELLEQMELEVRGVSGTARDRLRGRVESHRAELKRLTQEFQSARRPKDESIEISREDSWENSSITEDQKKRLLDTSDRIDRTGRTLQNGYRMVLETEEIGSQVLKELHDQRETIQRGRGRLRETDAELGRGSRLLSVMILRSLQQRIILAGVALTLIIVAFIVIYYSFKS